One genomic window of Xanthobacter dioxanivorans includes the following:
- a CDS encoding TPM domain-containing protein codes for MTNVAPGSLTEDASRFGLPPTELLRIADAVAAAEAKTSAEIRVVVARAPLVQHPFFSVLWAALAALVLPWAVLILNPMPASTVLSLQAGLFVVIAAVLLLPGIASRVIPRLAQKSAARSAALEIFLAHGIPQTPGRTGILIFVAARERLVEVVADEGVHTPLGHGAWQDICDAVAQRAGQGSLAEGLVAGVEKAGKLLSGPLPRKPGDRDELSNHVIVL; via the coding sequence ATGACGAACGTGGCACCGGGTTCGCTGACCGAGGATGCGAGCCGCTTCGGCCTTCCTCCGACGGAGCTCCTGCGCATCGCCGATGCGGTGGCCGCCGCCGAGGCGAAGACCTCCGCCGAGATTCGCGTGGTGGTGGCGCGGGCGCCGCTGGTGCAGCATCCCTTCTTCTCCGTGCTGTGGGCGGCGCTTGCGGCGCTGGTGCTGCCCTGGGCCGTGCTCATCCTCAATCCCATGCCGGCGTCCACAGTGCTGTCGCTGCAGGCGGGCCTGTTCGTGGTGATCGCCGCCGTGCTGCTGCTGCCGGGCATCGCCTCGCGGGTGATCCCGCGGCTGGCGCAGAAGTCGGCGGCGCGCAGCGCGGCGCTGGAGATCTTCCTGGCCCACGGCATTCCGCAGACCCCGGGTCGCACCGGCATCCTCATCTTCGTGGCGGCGCGCGAGCGCCTGGTGGAGGTGGTCGCCGACGAGGGGGTGCACACGCCGCTCGGCCATGGCGCATGGCAGGACATCTGCGATGCGGTGGCCCAGCGGGCGGGGCAGGGCAGCCTGGCCGAAGGGCTGGTGGCGGGGGTGGAGAAGGCGGGCAAGCTCCTGTCCGGACCGCTGCCCCGCAAGCCGGGGGACCGCGACGAGCTGTCGAACCACGTGATCGTGCTCTGA
- a CDS encoding malate dehydrogenase: MTKPAVRVAVTGAAGQICYSLLFRIANGDLFGKDQPVILQLLDLPQAQGAVKGVVMEIEDCAFPNFAGVVITDDPKVAFKDIDAAILVGARPRSKGMERADLLSANAEIFKVQGKALNEVAKRDVKVLVVGNPANTNAYITAKSAPDLPARNITAMLRLDHNRALSQFAAKAGIASKDIEKVAVWGNHSPTMYADYRFATANGKALPGLINDETWYRETLLPTVGKRGAAIIEARGLSSAASAANAAIDHMHDWIHGTAGKWVSMGVASDGSYGVPEGIVFGVPAICTAGEYEVVKGLPMDDFSQSMLDKTLKELLEERDGVAALLG; this comes from the coding sequence ATGACCAAACCCGCCGTTCGCGTCGCTGTCACGGGCGCCGCCGGTCAGATTTGCTATTCACTGCTTTTCCGCATCGCCAACGGCGATCTTTTCGGCAAGGACCAGCCGGTCATCCTGCAGCTGCTCGACCTGCCCCAGGCGCAGGGCGCGGTCAAAGGCGTGGTGATGGAGATCGAGGACTGCGCGTTCCCGAACTTTGCCGGCGTGGTCATCACCGACGATCCGAAGGTTGCGTTCAAGGACATCGACGCCGCCATCCTCGTGGGCGCCCGCCCGCGCTCGAAGGGCATGGAGCGCGCCGACCTGCTCTCCGCCAACGCCGAGATCTTCAAGGTCCAGGGCAAGGCCCTCAACGAGGTGGCCAAGCGCGACGTGAAGGTGCTGGTGGTCGGCAATCCGGCCAACACCAACGCCTACATCACCGCCAAGAGCGCCCCCGATCTGCCGGCCCGCAACATCACCGCCATGCTGCGGCTCGATCACAATCGCGCGCTGTCCCAGTTCGCCGCCAAGGCCGGCATCGCCAGCAAGGACATCGAGAAGGTGGCGGTGTGGGGCAACCACTCGCCCACCATGTACGCCGACTACCGCTTCGCCACGGCCAACGGCAAGGCGCTGCCCGGGCTCATCAATGACGAGACCTGGTATCGCGAGACGCTGCTGCCGACCGTCGGCAAGCGCGGCGCCGCCATCATCGAGGCGCGCGGCCTGTCGTCGGCGGCCTCGGCGGCCAATGCCGCCATCGACCACATGCACGACTGGATCCACGGCACCGCCGGCAAGTGGGTGTCCATGGGCGTCGCCTCGGACGGCTCCTACGGCGTGCCGGAAGGCATCGTCTTCGGCGTGCCGGCGATCTGCACCGCCGGCGAATACGAGGTCGTGAAGGGCCTGCCCATGGACGACTTCTCCCAGTCCATGCTGGACAAGACCCTGAAGGAACTGCTTGAGGAGCGCGACGGCGTCGCCGCCCTTCTGGGCTGA
- a CDS encoding lysozyme inhibitor LprI family protein: protein MIRTLGLGLLLLLAVPAGVQAEASDAAAVVSRCLEKAENEPLGARTCIDTYANACLDEGRDPSTSGEAGCYRREAEAWDARLNADYKALMARLPKEKAAKLRESERAWIEARKTTCGFYSAFHDGGSMAQIMSAACYNRHTAERALFLKGFMDNAADAGQ, encoded by the coding sequence ATGATCCGTACCCTTGGCCTCGGCCTCCTGCTGCTGCTGGCGGTCCCCGCCGGGGTGCAGGCCGAGGCATCCGATGCTGCTGCGGTGGTATCAAGATGCCTCGAAAAGGCTGAAAACGAGCCGCTCGGGGCGCGGACCTGCATCGACACCTACGCAAATGCCTGCCTGGATGAGGGGCGGGACCCCAGCACGTCCGGCGAGGCCGGCTGCTACCGCCGGGAGGCCGAGGCGTGGGACGCCCGGCTCAACGCCGACTACAAGGCCCTCATGGCCCGCCTGCCGAAGGAGAAGGCGGCGAAGCTGAGGGAATCGGAGCGCGCCTGGATCGAGGCGCGCAAGACGACCTGCGGCTTCTATTCCGCCTTTCATGACGGCGGGAGCATGGCGCAGATCATGTCCGCCGCCTGCTACAACCGCCACACCGCGGAAAGAGCCTTGTTCCTCAAGGGGTTCATGGACAACGCGGCGGATGCGGGCCAATAG
- the rpsL gene encoding 30S ribosomal protein S12, protein MPTINQLIRKPREAQKARDKAPALQSSPQKRGVCTRVYTTTPKKPNSALRKVAKVRLTNSYEVIGYIPGEGHNLQEHSVVMIRGGRVKDLPGVRYHILRGVLDTQGVKNRKQRRSKYGAKRPK, encoded by the coding sequence ATGCCGACGATCAACCAGCTGATCCGTAAGCCGCGGGAAGCGCAGAAGGCGCGGGACAAGGCGCCGGCGCTCCAGTCGAGCCCCCAGAAGCGCGGCGTCTGCACGCGCGTTTACACGACGACCCCGAAGAAGCCGAACTCGGCTCTGCGCAAGGTCGCCAAGGTGCGGCTCACCAACAGCTACGAAGTGATCGGCTACATCCCCGGTGAAGGCCACAACCTTCAGGAGCACTCCGTGGTGATGATCCGCGGCGGCCGCGTGAAGGATCTTCCCGGCGTGCGCTACCACATCCTGCGCGGCGTGCTCGACACCCAGGGCGTCAAGAACCGCAAGCAGCGCCGTTCGAAGTACGGCGCGAAGCGGCCGAAGTGA
- the rpsG gene encoding 30S ribosomal protein S7, with the protein MSRRHKAERREVIPDAKYGSTTLSRFMNSVMRDGKKSVAENIVYGALDVVEGKAKHDPVEVFIQALENVAPAVEVRSRRVGGATYQVPVEVRNERRQTLAIRWLIASARARNEKTMVERLSAELLDAANNRGAAVKKREDTHRMAEANRAFSHYRW; encoded by the coding sequence ATGTCCCGTCGTCACAAGGCCGAGCGCCGCGAAGTCATCCCGGACGCCAAGTACGGTTCGACCACCCTGTCGCGCTTCATGAATTCCGTCATGCGCGACGGCAAGAAGTCGGTTGCCGAGAACATCGTGTACGGCGCTCTCGACGTGGTCGAGGGCAAGGCCAAGCACGATCCGGTGGAGGTGTTCATCCAGGCGCTGGAGAACGTGGCCCCGGCGGTGGAAGTCCGCTCCCGCCGCGTCGGCGGCGCCACCTACCAGGTGCCCGTCGAGGTGCGTAACGAGCGCCGTCAGACGCTGGCCATCCGCTGGCTCATCGCCTCGGCCCGCGCCCGCAACGAGAAGACCATGGTGGAGCGTCTCTCCGCCGAGCTGCTGGACGCCGCGAACAACCGTGGCGCCGCCGTCAAGAAACGCGAAGATACGCACCGTATGGCGGAAGCCAACCGTGCCTTCTCGCATTACCGCTGGTGA
- the fusA gene encoding elongation factor G, translated as MPRTHAIEDYRNFGIMAHIDAGKTTTTERILYYTGKSHKIGEVHDGAATMDWMTQEQERGITITSAATTAIWLGKRLNIIDTPGHVDFTIEVERSLRVLDGAVCVLDGNQGVEPQTETVWRQADKYNVPRIVFVNKMDKIGADFYRCVEMIIDRVAGNPVCCQLPIGSENNFKGIIDLVRMKAVVWEDEALGAKYHDEEIPADLADKAAEYRNKLVEAAVELDDDAMAAYLDGTEPDEATLKSLIRKAVIGRKFNPVFCGSAFKNKGVQPLLDAVVDYLPSPIDRGAIKGIDFKTEEDTVRMPSDEEPTSVLAFKIMDDPFVGTITFCRVYAGKMETGMALLNSTRDKRERVGRMLLMHANNREDIKEAYAGDIVALAGLKDVRTGDTLCDPAKAVILEKMEFPEPVIEIAIEPKSKADQEKLGIALSKLAAEDPSFRVSTDFESGQTILKGMGELHLDIKVDILKRTYKVDANIGAPQVAYRETLTKKTEVDYTHKKQTGGTGQFARVKFTVEPNEAGKGFVFESAIVGGAVPKEYIPGVQKGLESVLGAGVLAGFPVVDVKVTLTDGAFHEVDSSALAFEIASRAAFREALQKGTSVLLEPIMKVEVVTPEDYTGSVIGDLNSRRGQIQGQDMRGNANVINAMVPLANMFGYVNTLRSFSQGRATFTMQFDHYEQVPSNVAQEVQAKYA; from the coding sequence ATGCCCCGTACTCACGCGATCGAGGACTACCGCAACTTCGGCATCATGGCGCACATCGATGCCGGCAAGACCACGACCACGGAGCGGATCCTCTATTACACCGGCAAGAGCCACAAGATCGGTGAAGTCCATGATGGCGCCGCCACCATGGATTGGATGACCCAGGAGCAGGAACGCGGCATCACCATCACGTCGGCCGCGACGACTGCCATCTGGCTGGGCAAGCGCCTGAACATCATCGACACCCCCGGGCATGTGGACTTCACCATCGAGGTGGAGCGCTCGCTCCGCGTGCTCGACGGCGCCGTGTGCGTGCTGGACGGCAACCAGGGCGTCGAGCCGCAGACCGAGACGGTGTGGCGCCAGGCGGACAAGTACAACGTGCCGCGCATCGTGTTCGTCAACAAGATGGACAAGATCGGCGCCGACTTCTACCGCTGCGTCGAGATGATCATCGACCGCGTGGCCGGCAACCCCGTGTGCTGCCAGCTGCCGATCGGCTCGGAGAACAACTTCAAGGGCATCATCGACCTCGTCCGCATGAAGGCGGTGGTGTGGGAAGATGAAGCCCTCGGCGCGAAGTATCACGACGAAGAGATTCCGGCCGACCTCGCCGACAAGGCCGCCGAGTATCGCAACAAGCTGGTGGAAGCCGCCGTCGAGCTCGACGACGACGCCATGGCCGCGTATCTCGACGGCACCGAGCCGGACGAGGCGACCCTCAAGTCGCTGATCCGCAAGGCGGTGATCGGGCGCAAGTTCAACCCCGTGTTCTGCGGCTCGGCCTTCAAGAACAAGGGCGTGCAGCCCCTGCTCGACGCGGTGGTGGACTATCTGCCGTCGCCCATCGATCGCGGCGCCATCAAGGGCATCGACTTCAAGACCGAGGAAGACACCGTCCGCATGCCTTCGGACGAGGAGCCCACCTCGGTGCTCGCGTTCAAGATCATGGACGACCCCTTCGTCGGGACCATCACCTTCTGCCGGGTCTATGCCGGCAAGATGGAAACCGGCATGGCGCTGCTCAACTCCACCCGTGACAAGCGCGAGCGCGTCGGGCGGATGCTGCTGATGCACGCCAACAACCGGGAAGACATCAAGGAAGCCTATGCGGGCGACATCGTCGCCCTCGCCGGCCTCAAGGATGTGCGCACCGGCGATACCCTCTGCGATCCGGCCAAGGCCGTGATCCTGGAGAAGATGGAATTCCCGGAGCCGGTCATCGAGATCGCCATCGAGCCGAAGTCCAAGGCCGACCAGGAGAAGCTGGGCATCGCCCTCTCCAAGCTCGCCGCCGAGGATCCGTCCTTCCGCGTGTCCACCGACTTCGAGAGCGGCCAGACCATCCTCAAGGGGATGGGCGAGCTTCATCTCGACATCAAGGTCGACATCCTGAAGCGGACCTACAAGGTGGACGCCAACATCGGCGCTCCCCAGGTGGCCTATCGTGAGACCCTCACGAAGAAGACCGAGGTGGACTACACCCACAAGAAGCAGACCGGTGGTACCGGCCAGTTCGCGCGGGTGAAGTTCACGGTGGAGCCGAACGAGGCCGGCAAGGGCTTCGTCTTCGAGAGCGCCATCGTCGGCGGCGCGGTGCCGAAGGAGTACATCCCGGGCGTCCAGAAGGGCCTCGAGAGCGTGCTTGGCGCCGGTGTGCTGGCGGGCTTCCCGGTGGTGGACGTGAAGGTGACGCTCACCGACGGCGCCTTCCACGAAGTGGACTCCTCGGCGCTGGCGTTCGAGATCGCGTCCCGCGCGGCCTTCCGCGAGGCCCTGCAGAAGGGCACCTCGGTGCTGCTCGAGCCGATCATGAAGGTCGAGGTGGTGACGCCGGAGGACTATACCGGCTCCGTCATCGGCGACCTGAACTCCCGTCGTGGCCAGATCCAGGGCCAGGACATGCGTGGCAATGCGAACGTCATCAACGCGATGGTGCCGCTGGCCAACATGTTCGGCTACGTGAACACCCTGCGTTCCTTCAGCCAGGGACGCGCCACCTTCACCATGCAGTTCGACCACTACGAACAGGTGCCGTCGAACGTCGCCCAGGAGGTCCAGGCCAAGTACGCGTAA
- the tuf gene encoding elongation factor Tu: MAKEKFNRSKPHCNIGTIGHVDHGKTSLTAAITKILAETGGATFTAYDQIDKAPEEKARGITISTAHVEYETANRHYAHVDCPGHADYVKNMITGAAQMDGAILVVSAADGPMPQTREHILLARQVGVPALVVFLNKCDMVDDEELLELVELEVRELLSKYDFPGDDIPIIRGSALVALENGDPKLGKEAVLKLMEAVDAYIPQPERPVDLPFLMPIEDVFSISGRGTVVTGRVERGIIKVGEEVEIVGIRPTQKTTVTGVEMFRKLLDQGQAGDNVGILVRGTKREDVERGQVVCKPGTVKPHTKFKAEAYILTKEEGGRHTPFFTNYRPQFYFRTTDVTGVCTLPEGTEMVMPGDNVSMDVALIVPIAMEEKLRFAIREGGRTVGAGVVAAIIE; this comes from the coding sequence ATGGCCAAAGAGAAGTTCAACCGCTCGAAGCCGCACTGCAACATCGGCACGATCGGTCACGTTGATCACGGCAAGACGTCGCTGACGGCGGCGATCACGAAGATCCTCGCGGAGACGGGCGGGGCGACGTTCACGGCGTACGACCAGATCGACAAGGCGCCGGAAGAGAAGGCGCGGGGCATCACGATCTCGACCGCGCACGTGGAATACGAGACGGCGAACCGTCACTACGCGCACGTGGACTGCCCCGGGCACGCGGATTATGTGAAGAACATGATCACCGGCGCGGCGCAGATGGACGGCGCGATCCTGGTGGTTTCGGCGGCCGACGGCCCCATGCCGCAGACCCGGGAGCACATCCTTCTGGCCCGCCAGGTGGGCGTGCCGGCGCTGGTGGTGTTCCTCAACAAGTGCGACATGGTCGACGACGAGGAGCTTCTCGAGCTGGTCGAGCTGGAAGTGCGCGAGCTTCTGTCCAAGTACGACTTCCCCGGGGACGACATCCCGATCATCCGCGGCTCGGCGCTGGTGGCGCTTGAGAACGGCGATCCGAAGCTGGGCAAGGAAGCGGTTCTGAAGCTGATGGAGGCGGTCGACGCCTACATCCCGCAGCCCGAGCGTCCGGTGGACCTGCCGTTCCTGATGCCGATCGAGGACGTGTTCTCGATCTCGGGGCGCGGCACGGTGGTGACGGGCCGCGTGGAGCGCGGGATCATCAAGGTGGGCGAGGAAGTCGAGATCGTGGGCATCCGCCCGACGCAGAAGACCACGGTCACCGGCGTCGAGATGTTCCGCAAGCTTCTGGACCAGGGCCAGGCCGGCGACAACGTGGGCATCCTGGTTCGCGGCACCAAGCGCGAGGACGTGGAGCGCGGCCAGGTGGTGTGCAAGCCGGGTACGGTGAAGCCGCACACCAAGTTCAAGGCCGAGGCCTACATCCTGACCAAGGAAGAGGGCGGGCGCCACACCCCGTTCTTCACCAACTACCGGCCGCAGTTCTACTTCCGCACGACGGACGTGACCGGCGTGTGCACGCTGCCCGAAGGCACCGAGATGGTGATGCCGGGGGACAACGTGTCCATGGACGTGGCGCTGATCGTGCCGATCGCCATGGAAGAGAAGCTGCGCTTCGCCATCCGCGAGGGTGGCCGCACGGTTGGCGCCGGCGTCGTCGCCGCCATCATCGAGTGA
- the rpsJ gene encoding 30S ribosomal protein S10, whose amino-acid sequence MNGQNIRIRLKAFDHRILDASTREIVATAKRTGAQVRGPIPLPTRIEKFTVNRSPHIDKKSREQFEMRTHKRLLDIVDPTPQTVDALMKLDLAAGVDVEIKL is encoded by the coding sequence ATGAACGGCCAGAACATTCGAATTCGCCTTAAGGCGTTCGATCACCGCATCCTCGATGCGTCGACCCGCGAGATCGTCGCCACGGCCAAGCGCACGGGTGCGCAGGTGCGCGGCCCGATTCCGCTGCCGACGCGGATCGAGAAGTTCACCGTCAATCGCTCTCCGCACATCGACAAGAAGTCGCGCGAGCAGTTCGAGATGCGCACGCACAAGCGGTTGCTCGATATCGTCGACCCGACTCCCCAGACCGTGGACGCGCTGATGAAGCTCGACCTCGCCGCTGGCGTCGACGTCGAAATCAAGCTCTGA
- the rplC gene encoding 50S ribosomal protein L3, protein MRSGVIAQKVGMTRIFTDAGEHVPVTVLKVESCQVVAHRTLDNNGYVAVQLGAGRRKPKNVTRAERGHFAVAQVEPKRKLAEFRVPEEALIPVGAEITADHFVVGQYVDVTGTTIGKGFAGGMKRHNFGGLRATHGVSISHRSIGSTGGRQDPGKTFKNKKMPGHMGDVTVTTQNLKVVMTDVERGLIAVEGAVPGHAGGWITVRDAVKKKLPAEAPKPGAFKLTNGSEAPAAEAANEEGV, encoded by the coding sequence ATGCGGTCAGGCGTCATCGCCCAGAAGGTCGGCATGACCCGCATCTTCACTGATGCTGGCGAACACGTGCCGGTCACTGTGCTGAAGGTTGAGAGCTGCCAGGTGGTTGCCCACCGCACGCTCGACAATAACGGTTATGTCGCGGTCCAGCTTGGTGCTGGCCGCCGCAAGCCCAAGAACGTGACCCGCGCCGAGCGCGGCCATTTCGCGGTGGCTCAGGTCGAGCCCAAGCGCAAGCTGGCCGAGTTCCGCGTGCCGGAAGAGGCGCTGATCCCGGTCGGCGCCGAGATCACGGCTGACCACTTCGTCGTGGGCCAGTACGTGGACGTCACCGGCACCACCATCGGCAAGGGTTTCGCCGGCGGCATGAAGCGCCACAATTTCGGTGGTCTTCGCGCAACGCACGGCGTGTCCATCTCGCATCGTTCGATTGGTTCGACCGGCGGCCGTCAGGACCCCGGCAAGACCTTCAAGAACAAGAAGATGCCGGGCCACATGGGCGACGTCACCGTCACCACCCAGAACCTCAAGGTCGTGATGACCGACGTCGAGCGCGGCCTCATCGCCGTCGAAGGCGCGGTTCCCGGCCATGCGGGCGGCTGGATCACCGTGCGTGACGCGGTGAAGAAGAAGCTGCCCGCCGAGGCCCCCAAGCCCGGCGCGTTCAAGCTCACCAACGGTTCGGAAGCTCCCGCCGCCGAAGCCGCCAACGAGGAGGGCGTGTGA
- the rplD gene encoding 50S ribosomal protein L4, whose product MEITVKTLDGSDAGSVTLSDEIFGLEPRADILHRCVTWQLSRRQAGTHRTKGRSEINRTSKKMYKQKGTGNARHGAASAPQFRGGGRAFGPVVRSHAIELPKKVRALALKHALSSKVKAEQIVVLDKVSLADPKTKGLKERFAQLGWASVLIVDGSEVEQNVALAARNLPYVDVLPIQGINVYDILRRDTLVLTKAAVDALEARFK is encoded by the coding sequence ATGGAAATCACCGTCAAGACGCTCGACGGCTCCGACGCCGGTTCCGTGACGCTGTCGGACGAGATCTTCGGTCTCGAGCCGCGCGCGGACATCCTGCACCGGTGCGTGACCTGGCAGCTGTCGCGCCGCCAGGCCGGCACGCACCGCACCAAGGGCCGTTCGGAGATCAACCGCACGTCCAAGAAGATGTACAAGCAGAAGGGCACCGGCAACGCCCGCCACGGCGCGGCGTCCGCGCCGCAGTTCCGCGGCGGCGGCAGAGCCTTCGGCCCGGTGGTGCGTTCCCACGCCATCGAGCTGCCGAAGAAGGTGCGCGCGCTGGCCCTGAAGCATGCCCTGTCTTCCAAGGTGAAGGCCGAGCAGATCGTGGTGCTCGACAAGGTGTCGCTCGCCGATCCCAAGACCAAGGGCCTGAAGGAGCGCTTCGCGCAGCTCGGATGGGCGTCGGTGCTCATCGTGGACGGGTCCGAAGTGGAGCAGAACGTGGCCCTCGCGGCGCGCAACCTGCCCTACGTGGACGTGCTCCCGATCCAGGGCATCAACGTCTACGACATCCTGCGCCGCGATACGCTGGTCCTCACCAAGGCCGCCGTGGAT